A portion of the Juglans microcarpa x Juglans regia isolate MS1-56 chromosome 1D, Jm3101_v1.0, whole genome shotgun sequence genome contains these proteins:
- the LOC121265230 gene encoding 60S ribosomal protein L13a-4-like has product MVSGSGICAKRVVVDARHHMLGRLASIIAKELLNGQKVVVVRCEEIAISGGLVRQKMKYMRFLRKRMNTKPSHGPIHFRAPAKILWRTIRGMIPHKTKRGAAALARLKAYEGIPPPYDKKKRMVIPDALKVLRLQAGHKYCLLGKLSSEVGWNHYETIKELERKRKERSQVAYERKKQLTKLRVKAEKAAEEKLGSHLEIIAPIKY; this is encoded by the exons atgGTGTCGGGCTCAGGTATCTGCGCGAAGCGCGTGGTGGTGGACGCGCGGCATCACATGCTGGGTCGTCTGGCTTCGATCATAGCGAAGGAGCTGCTGAACGGGcagaaggtggtggtggtgcggtgcgAGGAGATCGCCATCTCTGGTGGTTTGGTCCGccagaagatgaagtacatgaGGTTCCTCCGTAAGCGCATGAACACCAAGCCTTCCCATGGCCCCATCCACTTCCGTGCCCCTGCTAAGATCCTCTGGCGCACCATTCGTGG CATGATTCCACACAAGACCAAGCGTGGAGCAGCAGCACTTGCTCGATTGAAGGCCTATGAGGGGATTCCACCTCCGTACGATAAGAAAAAGCGGATGGTCATTCCTGATGCTCTCaa GGTTTTGAGGCTTCAAGCAGGACACAAATACTGCTTGTTGGGCAAGCTTTCTTCCGAGGTTGGATGGAACCACTATGAAACTATCAAG GAGCttgagaggaagagaaaggagAGGTCTCAGGTTGCTTATGAGAGAAAGAAGCAATTGACAAAACTGAGGGTCAAAGCTGAGAAGGCAGCCGAGGAGAAACTTGGCTCCCATCTAGAAATTATTGCTCCCATCAAATATTGA